Below is a genomic region from Fischerella sp. PCC 9605.
TGCCAGATGTAACATATTGGGCACTTTTCTGGAGTATCCGCAGAACTTGACCACGCACAGGGGAGCGAATGTCAGTACGGGCTGCTTCATCCTTTAGCTTCGAGAGTTCCGCCTCTACGCTGGCAATCCGGGCATCGTAAACCTTGAGCAAATAATCTGGGTCACTCTGTTGTTGTTGTAAGACAGTTAGGGCTGCCTGTGCTACCTGAACTTCCGCAGTAGCAGATTTTGCTTCCAACTTTGCTGCTTCTAGTTCTTTGGCTTTGGTAGTTTCATTCAGTTCTGCAATTTCCCGGTCTTTGCGGGGAATCACCCCAGCCGCTTGCAGTTCTTGGGCACGTTGACTATCCCGTCGGGCTTGTGCCAGTGCTGCCTGGGCTTGCGCTACCCTTGCCTCCGCCTGACGTTGGGCGGCAAGTGCTGACTGAATGCGCTTTTGTGCCTGTTCTAAGGTTGCCTGTTTGGGTCGCTGCGTTGCTACTCCTTCTCGCTGTGCCTGCCATTCTGCTAGCCTTGCCAAGGCTTCTTTAACTGAAGCAGTCAGGGGAAGCGGGTCAATGCGGGCAACTACGGTTCCTTGCTCAACTTTATCGCCTTCATCTAGTTCAATCCGGGCAAGGCGACCATCAACAGGTGCTGAAACCACAAAGCGATCGCGCACCCGAGTTTTGCCTTCTGCATTTACTGTTACTCGCAGTTCGCCACGAGTAACGCACCCAGTGTCTACTGGAATGGGAGGAGGACGAAATGCCCAAACAACCAGTGTGAGGGTAGCAAGGGCGATCGCAGAATAGACAAACAACTTTCGCGAAAATTTTGGCAAACGCTTCCTCAAGCCCTCGGTATCTTTAGTCGGTTTTTGGTCAGTTGGTTGCTTAGGTGATGGTAATAGCTTCATGATGTCCTTACTCCCTAGTTTTGAGGACAGCGATGAGATCGAGCTTGGTTAGCTGACGGCGGACAATTAGTCCAGAGACAATAGCCGCGATCGCCACCACAACAAAAGCAAACGCAAAAGTCGCCCTCGTCACAATCAAAGGGAAGCGGTAAAGTTCCGAGTTGTAGGCAAAAGACATCAAAGCACAAAAACCAAACCCAATTGCAAACCCCAGAGGAATTGCAGCCATCGTCAAAACTGCCTGTTCGCCCAAGAGAATGACTGCAACCTCTGCTTGAGTGAAACCAATTACACGCAGCGTAGCCAGTTCTCGACTGCGTTCTGACAAAGCAATGCGAGCGGCATTGTAGACTACCCCAAAGGCAATAACGCAGGCGAAAATTACCAATACAGTAGTGAAAATACTGAGACTGCCAGCGATGGTTTCTTGAAAGCGGGCGATCGCCGTCGTTCGCACAGAAACACCTGTTACCGCAGGTGTCCGTTTTAGCAGCGCATATAACTTATCAATTTGCAACGAGTCAGCAGCCAGATATGCCCCAGAAACAGTTCCTCCTTCACGCATCAACCGATTCAATGCATGGATATCCATGTATGCTGCAACACCAATCAGTTCATCCACCAACCCAGCTACAGCAACACTGC
It encodes:
- a CDS encoding efflux RND transporter periplasmic adaptor subunit; translated protein: MKLLPSPKQPTDQKPTKDTEGLRKRLPKFSRKLFVYSAIALATLTLVVWAFRPPPIPVDTGCVTRGELRVTVNAEGKTRVRDRFVVSAPVDGRLARIELDEGDKVEQGTVVARIDPLPLTASVKEALARLAEWQAQREGVATQRPKQATLEQAQKRIQSALAAQRQAEARVAQAQAALAQARRDSQRAQELQAAGVIPRKDREIAELNETTKAKELEAAKLEAKSATAEVQVAQAALTVLQQQQSDPDYLLKVYDARIASVEAELSKLKDEAARTDIRSPVRGQVLRILQKSAQYVTSGTPLLEIGDVSKLELVIDVLSSDAVKIQPGDTILIDRGADTQPILAKVRLVEPSAFTKVSALGVEEQRVNIIGDFVDTPHSFGDAYRVDVQIVIWDSKNLLKIPLSSLFRCDRSWCTFVVKDGKAALRLVEIGQRSDFEAEIRQGLKEGEVVILHPSEQINDGSRVTFR